In Oleiharenicola lentus, the following are encoded in one genomic region:
- a CDS encoding quinone oxidoreductase family protein, with protein MNTIRIAVHGGPEVLQLTDLPVPTPKPGETLVRVTTAGLNFMDLYQRSGVMPMALPFTAGIEGLGVVEQSDGALAPGMRVMWPSHPGAFAEFACVPTWKLIPVPAGLDDQTAVAACLQGLTVQFLTESTYVVKRDDDVLVHAGAGGVGQLLIQVLKHKGARVFTTVSTEAKAALARAAGADVVIRYTDEDFVAVVREHTRGRGVQVAYDSVGLTTHAGSLSLVRPLGTLVLFGQSSGVVPPIDPLLLMRQGSIFLTRPTLIHHIADAPAVQARSARLLEWLQTGVLRPSIGGVYPLAEVARAHLDLASRRTTGKLLIKIRD; from the coding sequence ATGAATACCATCCGCATCGCCGTCCACGGCGGACCCGAGGTTCTGCAACTCACCGATCTGCCCGTGCCCACGCCCAAGCCGGGCGAGACGCTCGTGCGCGTGACGACCGCGGGCCTAAACTTCATGGACCTCTACCAGCGGAGCGGCGTCATGCCGATGGCGCTGCCCTTCACCGCCGGCATCGAGGGCCTCGGGGTGGTCGAGCAATCCGACGGCGCGCTCGCGCCCGGCATGCGCGTGATGTGGCCCTCGCACCCAGGCGCGTTTGCGGAGTTTGCCTGCGTGCCGACGTGGAAGCTCATCCCCGTGCCCGCCGGCCTCGACGACCAGACGGCGGTCGCCGCCTGCCTGCAGGGACTCACCGTGCAGTTCCTGACCGAGAGCACCTACGTCGTGAAACGCGATGACGACGTGCTCGTCCACGCCGGCGCGGGCGGTGTCGGCCAGCTGCTGATCCAGGTGCTCAAGCACAAGGGCGCGCGCGTCTTCACGACTGTGTCCACCGAGGCCAAGGCCGCCCTTGCCCGCGCCGCCGGGGCCGACGTGGTGATCCGCTACACCGACGAGGACTTTGTCGCCGTCGTGCGCGAGCACACGCGCGGCCGGGGCGTGCAGGTCGCCTACGATTCCGTCGGCCTCACGACGCACGCCGGCAGCCTCTCGCTCGTGCGCCCGCTCGGCACGCTCGTGCTCTTCGGCCAGTCGAGCGGCGTGGTGCCCCCGATCGATCCGCTGCTCCTGATGCGGCAGGGCTCGATCTTCCTCACCCGCCCCACCCTGATCCACCACATTGCCGACGCCCCGGCGGTGCAGGCCCGTTCCGCCCGCCTCCTCGAATGGCTCCAGACCGGCGTCCTCCGCCCCTCGATCGGCGGCGTCTATCCCCTCGCCGAAGTCGCCCGCGCCCACCTCGACCTCGCCAGTCGCCGCACCACCGGCAAGCTGCTGATCAAAATCCGCGACTAA
- a CDS encoding helix-turn-helix domain-containing protein: MSSSPSLPLPAAHALRKLGRELALARRKRGISTDDMAARLFVSRDTLWRMERGDPKVATGTLATAAFILQLHDRLANLATPGDDTLGLNLDEQRLPKRIRRPQT; this comes from the coding sequence GTGAGCTCCTCCCCCTCCCTGCCGCTTCCCGCCGCCCACGCCCTGCGCAAGCTGGGTCGGGAGCTCGCTTTGGCCCGGCGGAAGCGCGGCATCTCGACCGACGATATGGCGGCCCGCCTCTTCGTGAGTCGGGACACACTCTGGCGGATGGAACGCGGCGATCCCAAGGTTGCCACTGGCACGCTGGCGACCGCAGCCTTCATCCTCCAACTTCATGACCGGCTCGCCAATCTGGCCACGCCGGGCGATGACACCCTGGGCCTGAACCTCGACGAGCAGCGCCTGCCGAAGCGCATCCGGCGTCCGCAGACATGA
- a CDS encoding type II toxin-antitoxin system HipA family toxin: protein MSLEVHIDWQGATHRVGRLHTAERSPAVTFEYAREWLARDGAFSIDPTGLPLGPSPIHGAALFGAMQDCGPDRWGRILIERAVRKHVLDRKPYREIDYVIALDDTARIGALRFRTEPTGPFLAATTGKLPPLVSLAALLRAADAIHGETETAADLRFLLGAGSPLGGARPKAAVLLADGQLAMAKFPKPDDVRDIAAGEVLALHLARQAGINVAESRLAKAGTRSVSVITRFDRMRGQRLPFLSANSLLGLSPGEAGAYTLLADGIRQFGDDVAGDLRELWRRLVFSLLASNYDDHLRNHGFLMRTPGKWSLSPAYDLNPVPEIERSQLPKTAISEDNAESSIQAALEVAPRFGLKPTAAKVILREAYAAVADWRQAAKRLRLPARTLAAYATAFENPLMTEAEKLR from the coding sequence ATGAGCCTGGAGGTGCATATCGACTGGCAGGGCGCAACCCACCGCGTGGGGCGTCTGCACACCGCGGAGCGCAGCCCGGCGGTAACCTTCGAGTATGCCCGCGAGTGGCTGGCTCGCGATGGCGCCTTCTCCATCGACCCCACCGGCTTGCCCCTGGGCCCGAGTCCGATTCATGGAGCCGCGCTGTTTGGAGCGATGCAGGACTGCGGTCCCGACCGTTGGGGTCGGATCCTGATCGAGCGCGCGGTCCGCAAGCACGTCCTCGACCGCAAGCCTTACCGCGAGATCGACTACGTCATCGCGCTCGACGACACCGCCCGGATTGGAGCCCTGCGGTTCCGCACCGAACCCACCGGTCCTTTCCTGGCCGCGACGACCGGCAAGCTGCCACCCCTTGTGAGTCTGGCCGCCCTGCTCCGGGCCGCCGACGCCATCCATGGTGAAACTGAAACCGCCGCCGACCTGCGCTTTCTCCTCGGCGCCGGCTCGCCCCTCGGCGGCGCCCGTCCGAAGGCGGCCGTCCTGCTCGCCGATGGACAGCTCGCGATGGCCAAATTCCCCAAGCCCGACGACGTGCGGGACATCGCCGCCGGCGAGGTCCTCGCCCTGCACCTGGCCCGGCAGGCCGGAATCAATGTGGCGGAATCCCGACTGGCCAAAGCCGGGACACGCAGCGTGTCGGTCATCACGCGCTTCGACCGCATGCGCGGACAACGTCTGCCCTTTCTCTCCGCGAACAGTCTGCTCGGGTTGTCACCCGGCGAGGCCGGCGCCTACACTCTCCTCGCCGACGGCATCCGTCAGTTTGGCGACGATGTGGCGGGTGACCTGCGCGAACTCTGGCGGCGGCTCGTGTTTTCCCTCCTCGCGAGCAACTACGACGACCATTTACGCAACCACGGCTTCCTGATGCGCACGCCGGGCAAGTGGTCGCTCTCTCCCGCCTACGACCTGAATCCCGTTCCCGAGATCGAACGCTCCCAGCTGCCCAAGACGGCCATCTCGGAAGACAACGCCGAATCTAGCATCCAAGCCGCCCTGGAGGTCGCGCCCCGCTTTGGCCTCAAACCCACGGCCGCCAAGGTCATCCTGCGTGAGGCCTATGCTGCGGTTGCTGATTGGCGACAGGCCGCGAAGCGACTGCGCCTCCCCGCCCGCACCCTCGCCGCCTACGCCACGGCCTTCGAGAATCCGCTGATGACAGAAGCCGAAAAACTCCGCTGA
- a CDS encoding DUF4926 domain-containing protein — protein sequence MKFPLYSRVALAVDVPAEGIRRGDVATVVDHHPAPQAGGEPGCSLEVFSATGKTVAVITVPESSLEALRHDEVLAVRSRTTAA from the coding sequence ATGAAGTTTCCGCTCTACAGCCGCGTGGCCCTGGCCGTCGATGTTCCGGCGGAAGGCATCCGCCGTGGCGATGTGGCCACGGTGGTGGACCACCATCCCGCACCGCAGGCGGGTGGCGAGCCGGGCTGTTCACTGGAGGTGTTCAGTGCCACGGGCAAGACCGTGGCCGTGATCACGGTGCCCGAGTCCTCGCTGGAGGCCCTGCGCCACGACGAAGTTCTGGCGGTGCGTTCGCGCACCACGGCAGCCTGA
- a CDS encoding DUF6883 domain-containing protein gives MLLPADARIAPEKITDYLLRPRDEHDKSRFLALAGYTVRDANRLEQDIRMQLLPLAAVHAGEDRYGWRYIIRGRLTGPNGRALSVLSVWMTEKATGVTKFITLYSDR, from the coding sequence ATGCTATTGCCTGCGGATGCGCGGATTGCGCCCGAGAAAATTACCGACTATCTGCTCCGCCCGCGGGACGAGCACGACAAATCCAGATTTCTGGCTCTGGCAGGATACACCGTGCGGGATGCGAACCGGCTGGAGCAGGACATCCGTATGCAATTGCTGCCCTTGGCGGCGGTCCATGCGGGGGAGGATCGCTATGGCTGGCGCTATATCATCCGTGGCCGTTTGACTGGTCCCAACGGACGGGCTTTGTCCGTGCTTTCCGTGTGGATGACGGAAAAAGCGACTGGCGTGACCAAGTTTATCACCCTATATTCCGATCGATGA
- a CDS encoding DNA/RNA helicase domain-containing protein: protein MIVYLAKKHEFLDDVDSNRIEERIQAEFRRTHNHSVGASEKASWKNSLGFMQRILADEEIPHDSGVAIELSVPLSAKRIDFVLTGTSREKRQTAIIIELKQWTEAKPTQKDAIVRTYLGGAEVETSHPSYQAWSYAALLEDYSETVRTQRISLKPCAYLHNCADGSTINNPFYREHTDKAPAFLQADAAKLRAFIKEHVKHGDSGKVIYQIRDGKISPSKNLADSLVSLLQGNREFLMIDDQKLVYETALQLAGIATPKQKQVLIVEGGPGTGKSVVAVNLLVALTARKMLTQYVTKNAAPRGVYESRLTGAFKKSHISNLFVGSGGFTETPPNTFGALVVDEAHRLNEKSGLFMNLGENQVKEIIQAACFSVFFLDENQRVTLKDIGSVSEIMRWATATGAKVSRLNLESQFRCNGSDGYLAWVDNTLQVKKNANPTLEGIDYDFAVCDSPNELRERILQKNAGRNKSRMVAGYCWDWKSKTDGKSPDIEFPEHGFSARWNLTADGPLWIIKPETVTEIGCIHTCQGLELEYVGVIIGPDLVVRDGRIKTDPAKRSGQDSSIKGFKKRLSENREAAEAATDEIIKNTYRTLMTRGQHGCFVYSADPETNAYLKAMASRKRSIATVEPTAYPGLPLRILDGAAAKPFINAVPLYDLQVAAGAFSLEQSVGDCAWVELPDAFTPRKDLFVTRVVGESMNRRIPNGSWCLFKRTPAGSRDGKVVLVELLDRQDPESGGRYTVKVYRSQKQPTEDSWEHTKIILKPDSTNAGFNDIVLEPSETESFKTIGELVAVLGKD, encoded by the coding sequence ATGATCGTCTATCTCGCCAAAAAGCACGAATTTCTAGATGACGTCGACTCGAACAGAATCGAGGAGCGAATCCAAGCCGAGTTTCGCCGCACACACAATCACTCCGTAGGCGCCTCGGAAAAAGCCTCGTGGAAGAACTCCCTCGGCTTCATGCAGCGAATTCTTGCTGATGAAGAAATTCCACACGACTCTGGAGTCGCGATTGAATTGAGCGTCCCTCTTTCTGCGAAACGAATTGATTTCGTTCTTACCGGCACAAGCCGCGAGAAGCGTCAGACCGCAATTATCATTGAGTTGAAGCAGTGGACCGAGGCGAAGCCCACTCAGAAAGACGCTATTGTCAGGACCTATTTGGGCGGAGCTGAGGTTGAGACGTCGCATCCTTCCTATCAGGCTTGGTCCTACGCGGCATTATTGGAGGACTATAGCGAAACTGTCCGCACCCAAAGGATATCCCTCAAGCCTTGCGCCTATTTGCATAATTGCGCCGACGGCAGCACGATCAACAACCCCTTCTACCGCGAGCACACCGACAAGGCTCCCGCCTTTCTGCAAGCCGACGCGGCCAAGCTTCGTGCGTTCATCAAGGAACACGTTAAACACGGGGATTCCGGCAAAGTTATCTATCAGATTCGCGACGGAAAGATCAGCCCATCAAAAAACCTGGCCGATTCCCTGGTCTCACTTTTACAGGGCAACCGCGAATTCTTGATGATCGACGACCAGAAGCTGGTCTACGAAACCGCACTCCAACTGGCAGGCATCGCCACGCCCAAGCAGAAGCAGGTGTTAATCGTGGAAGGCGGACCCGGAACCGGAAAGTCTGTCGTCGCGGTCAACCTGCTTGTGGCACTAACCGCACGCAAGATGCTGACTCAGTATGTTACTAAAAATGCAGCTCCTCGCGGCGTCTACGAGAGCCGGCTAACGGGGGCATTCAAGAAATCGCACATCTCCAACCTCTTTGTTGGTTCCGGTGGATTCACCGAGACCCCGCCCAATACATTTGGGGCTTTGGTAGTCGATGAAGCTCATCGGCTAAACGAAAAATCGGGCCTTTTTATGAACTTGGGCGAGAATCAGGTTAAAGAGATCATTCAAGCGGCTTGTTTCTCGGTCTTCTTCTTGGATGAAAACCAACGCGTGACATTGAAAGACATCGGGAGCGTCTCCGAAATCATGCGTTGGGCCACTGCAACCGGCGCGAAGGTTTCCCGACTAAATCTTGAGTCCCAGTTCAGGTGCAACGGCTCAGACGGGTATTTGGCCTGGGTCGACAACACCCTGCAGGTCAAAAAAAACGCGAACCCCACCTTGGAGGGCATCGACTACGATTTCGCGGTTTGCGATTCCCCCAACGAGCTCCGCGAGCGAATCCTCCAAAAGAACGCTGGGCGCAATAAATCCAGAATGGTTGCGGGTTACTGCTGGGATTGGAAGAGCAAGACCGACGGGAAAAGCCCTGATATCGAGTTTCCGGAGCATGGGTTCTCGGCCCGCTGGAATCTCACGGCAGACGGTCCGCTGTGGATTATTAAGCCGGAAACGGTCACTGAGATTGGCTGCATTCACACATGCCAGGGGTTGGAGCTGGAGTATGTCGGCGTTATCATCGGCCCCGATCTCGTAGTTCGTGATGGCCGCATCAAGACCGACCCGGCCAAAAGATCCGGCCAGGACTCTTCGATCAAAGGCTTCAAGAAACGCCTATCTGAAAACCGAGAAGCGGCGGAGGCCGCGACGGATGAAATCATCAAAAATACCTATCGCACACTGATGACGCGCGGACAGCACGGCTGTTTTGTTTACTCAGCCGATCCTGAAACCAACGCATACCTGAAGGCCATGGCCTCGCGGAAGCGTTCCATTGCCACTGTCGAGCCAACCGCGTATCCGGGCCTGCCTTTGCGCATATTGGATGGGGCAGCCGCGAAGCCTTTTATCAATGCCGTCCCCCTCTACGATTTGCAGGTCGCCGCCGGTGCCTTTAGTCTGGAACAGTCGGTAGGTGACTGCGCGTGGGTGGAATTGCCCGACGCCTTCACTCCAAGAAAAGACCTTTTCGTCACCCGGGTAGTCGGCGAATCCATGAATCGCCGGATACCCAATGGTTCTTGGTGTTTGTTCAAACGCACACCAGCCGGAAGTCGCGACGGCAAGGTCGTCTTGGTCGAGCTACTTGACCGCCAAGATCCGGAAAGCGGCGGCCGTTACACCGTTAAAGTATACCGCAGCCAAAAACAGCCGACTGAAGACTCCTGGGAGCACACCAAGATTATCCTTAAACCTGACTCAACCAACGCCGGTTTTAACGACATCGTTTTGGAACCGAGTGAAACCGAGAGTTTCAAGACCATTGGCGAACTGGTCGCTGTTCTCGGTAAAGACTAA
- a CDS encoding nucleotide pyrophosphohydrolase, with the protein MTDDITTLAQLKEATAKFARERDWEQFHAPKNLSMAIAAEVGELMEHFLWVSADESSTLCLNKDKRGKIEEELADIIMFSLQFANMAKIDVASAISAKIVKNAAKYPVSKAKGRSEKYTEL; encoded by the coding sequence ATGACGGACGACATCACCACATTGGCCCAACTCAAGGAAGCCACGGCCAAATTTGCGCGCGAACGGGACTGGGAACAGTTTCATGCCCCTAAAAACCTTAGCATGGCCATAGCTGCCGAGGTTGGTGAACTCATGGAGCATTTTCTTTGGGTCTCTGCCGACGAGTCATCCACTCTGTGCTTGAACAAAGACAAACGGGGCAAGATCGAAGAGGAATTAGCGGATATCATTATGTTTTCCCTGCAGTTTGCCAACATGGCCAAGATCGATGTTGCGTCGGCCATTTCCGCAAAGATCGTCAAAAACGCAGCGAAGTATCCTGTTTCAAAGGCGAAAGGACGTTCGGAGAAATATACTGAACTATGA
- a CDS encoding endonuclease NucS domain-containing protein: MPIQHALWKIGTQPTPISLGKLASEQALEDMIVRETGILSAEWMLIGRQEQTGFGGRIDLLAIAPDGSLVLIELKRNRTPREIVAQALDYAAWVEKLTADRIAQIYQRFSNGDSLDAAFQKRFGTKLDEETLNESHQIVLVAAELDDATERIIQYLNDRDIAINVLFFQVFQHGGDLLLSRAWLIDPGQTQANVTTTTKRSGEKEPWNGEYYVSFGTGDSRTWEDARKHGFISAGGGSWYTQTLKLLSPGDRVWVKDPGVGYLGVGRVLEPVVAVKDFKAPTPSGEKSALDVLSTAARLRQSADDPEKAEHFVRVQWLDTVPESKAVKELGLFGNQNTVCQPTTPKWRHTVDRLKQHFPKWNKEPKA; the protein is encoded by the coding sequence ATGCCTATCCAACACGCCCTCTGGAAGATCGGAACCCAGCCGACGCCGATCAGTCTCGGGAAACTCGCCAGCGAGCAGGCGCTGGAGGACATGATTGTCCGCGAGACAGGCATTCTGTCCGCCGAGTGGATGCTCATCGGACGGCAGGAGCAGACTGGCTTCGGCGGGCGTATCGACCTGCTCGCCATCGCGCCCGACGGTTCACTCGTCCTCATCGAACTCAAACGCAACCGGACGCCGCGGGAAATCGTGGCCCAGGCGCTCGACTACGCGGCGTGGGTCGAAAAGCTGACCGCCGACCGGATCGCCCAGATCTACCAACGCTTTTCCAACGGCGACAGTCTGGATGCGGCGTTCCAGAAGCGCTTCGGCACCAAGCTGGACGAGGAGACCCTTAACGAGTCCCACCAGATTGTCCTCGTGGCCGCCGAACTCGACGACGCCACCGAGCGCATCATCCAATACCTCAACGACCGCGACATCGCGATCAACGTCCTCTTCTTCCAAGTCTTCCAGCACGGCGGCGACCTCCTCCTTAGCCGCGCCTGGCTGATCGACCCGGGCCAGACTCAGGCCAACGTCACCACGACCACCAAGCGCTCCGGTGAAAAGGAGCCTTGGAATGGAGAATACTACGTTTCCTTCGGCACGGGCGACTCCCGCACGTGGGAAGACGCCCGGAAGCATGGTTTCATCAGCGCCGGCGGCGGCAGTTGGTATACCCAGACGCTCAAGCTGCTCTCCCCCGGCGACCGGGTTTGGGTGAAGGATCCCGGCGTCGGTTACCTCGGCGTCGGTCGCGTGCTTGAGCCGGTGGTAGCAGTGAAGGACTTCAAGGCGCCTACCCCATCCGGGGAAAAGTCCGCCTTGGACGTGCTCTCCACCGCGGCCCGTCTGCGGCAAAGCGCCGATGACCCGGAAAAGGCGGAGCACTTTGTCCGGGTGCAGTGGCTCGACACCGTGCCCGAATCCAAGGCCGTCAAAGAGCTCGGCCTGTTCGGCAACCAGAACACCGTCTGCCAGCCCACGACACCCAAGTGGCGCCACACCGTCGATCGCCTGAAGCAGCATTTCCCCAAGTGGAACAAGGAACCTAAGGCATGA
- a CDS encoding DUF6979 family protein has protein sequence MNAYGEVAVESVRLCTKRGLDPRNAWHAAAKLRFPDSPSSQTKGCPRGAFVGLCAAGLVRDVAPETEAGQLGKNARYACAAIKILIAAKPTIRSATELWREVGQGKRHNHQMDVVLALWSRGLIHGS, from the coding sequence ATGAATGCGTATGGGGAGGTAGCGGTTGAAAGCGTTCGTCTCTGCACCAAACGCGGTCTTGATCCGCGCAACGCGTGGCATGCCGCAGCGAAGCTCCGCTTTCCAGACAGCCCCTCCTCCCAGACGAAGGGCTGTCCCCGCGGCGCCTTCGTGGGCCTATGTGCGGCGGGGTTGGTCCGCGACGTTGCACCGGAAACCGAAGCAGGTCAGTTGGGCAAGAATGCCCGCTATGCGTGCGCGGCGATCAAGATTCTCATCGCCGCAAAACCGACGATTCGGTCGGCAACGGAACTTTGGCGTGAGGTCGGCCAAGGCAAAAGACACAATCATCAAATGGATGTCGTCCTCGCCCTATGGAGCAGGGGCCTGATTCACGGCAGTTGA
- a CDS encoding acyltransferase family protein: MKHPYYPALDGLRTIAVGIVLCAHGGVPWFRSGGVGVDIFFVLSGFLITTILSTERQRTGAIAFRNFYARRFLRLAPALVLTCAVVAVAKPAFGEPFPGTDIAFALSYTANWVQALYHYHLTWLNHCWSLAIEEQFYLIWPLVILGVERIGRSPAAKAGLLLGGAAVIAVYRAWHVGVWTDERINFGLDTRMDSLMTGAALAYAVQAWRNAPGGTGAPRGLAWVSPVLGRVLAPLALVTLFLIPNIVTWYSPWMGWIGYVLVAGLAATVLADLVLGRHSLLAPVLATRPMVFVGKISYGLYLLHLPVYFAVEKLIPEAPLAVRLGWKVSVSLALATASYFWLERRFLALKSKFDG; this comes from the coding sequence ATGAAACACCCTTACTACCCCGCCCTCGACGGTCTCCGCACGATCGCGGTTGGCATCGTCCTCTGCGCGCATGGCGGCGTGCCGTGGTTCCGCAGCGGCGGCGTGGGCGTGGACATTTTCTTTGTCCTGAGCGGATTCCTCATCACGACCATCCTCAGCACGGAACGGCAGCGGACGGGCGCGATCGCCTTCCGGAATTTCTACGCCCGGCGCTTCCTGCGGCTGGCCCCGGCGCTGGTCCTCACCTGCGCCGTGGTGGCGGTGGCGAAGCCGGCGTTCGGCGAACCGTTTCCCGGCACGGACATCGCCTTCGCGCTGAGCTACACGGCGAACTGGGTGCAGGCGCTCTACCACTACCACCTCACGTGGCTGAACCACTGCTGGTCGCTGGCCATCGAGGAGCAGTTCTACCTGATCTGGCCGCTGGTCATCCTCGGGGTGGAACGGATCGGACGCTCGCCGGCGGCCAAGGCCGGGCTCCTGCTCGGCGGGGCGGCCGTCATCGCGGTTTACCGCGCGTGGCACGTCGGCGTCTGGACGGATGAGCGGATCAACTTCGGCCTCGATACGCGCATGGACTCGCTCATGACCGGCGCGGCGCTGGCGTATGCGGTGCAGGCGTGGCGCAACGCTCCCGGGGGAACCGGCGCTCCGCGCGGGTTGGCCTGGGTCAGCCCCGTCCTCGGCCGGGTCCTCGCGCCGCTCGCGCTCGTGACGCTGTTTCTGATCCCCAACATCGTGACGTGGTATAGCCCGTGGATGGGCTGGATCGGCTACGTGCTGGTGGCCGGCCTGGCGGCGACGGTGCTGGCGGACCTCGTGTTGGGCCGGCACTCGCTGCTGGCGCCGGTGCTGGCGACGCGGCCGATGGTGTTTGTCGGGAAGATTTCCTACGGGCTCTACCTCCTGCACCTGCCGGTGTATTTCGCCGTGGAGAAACTCATCCCCGAGGCCCCGCTGGCGGTGCGCCTCGGCTGGAAGGTCAGCGTGAGCCTGGCCCTGGCCACCGCCTCGTATTTCTGGCTGGAGCGCCGCTTCCTGGCGCTGAAATCCAAGTTTGATGGGTAG
- a CDS encoding HipA domain-containing protein yields the protein MRCLITSEPWAGPGPYSPAGLRLLDRRLAALTPLPHTREQLIAEAAARASKMSIQGMQPKVSTVLKVPEGRMAVVDHGGRFIVKPPHMIYPELPENEALTMSLAETVGIEVPVHGLLLNADATRSYFIRRFDRQGWDKLPVEDFAQLSGASRDTKYDSSTEHLIEVIDRFCTFPVLERRKFLDRLLFAFLTGNEDMHLKNWSLITRDDKVELAPAYDLLNSTISNPKNREELALPLQGRKSNLQAKLFWGYLAGERLGLTAAQVDQARKRFAAASSAWPDRIMNSFLSAEMKDRYLALLGERRERLGLA from the coding sequence ATGAGGTGTCTGATCACCAGCGAGCCCTGGGCCGGGCCCGGTCCGTATTCACCAGCCGGGCTGCGCCTGCTCGATCGGCGGCTCGCCGCCCTGACCCCTCTTCCCCACACGCGCGAGCAGCTCATTGCCGAGGCGGCCGCGCGGGCGTCGAAAATGTCCATTCAGGGCATGCAGCCCAAGGTCAGCACCGTGCTCAAGGTCCCTGAAGGGCGGATGGCCGTGGTCGACCACGGCGGGCGCTTCATCGTCAAGCCGCCGCACATGATCTATCCGGAGCTCCCCGAGAACGAGGCTCTCACCATGTCGCTGGCCGAAACGGTCGGCATCGAGGTTCCGGTTCATGGTCTCCTGCTCAACGCCGATGCCACGCGCTCGTACTTTATCCGGCGCTTCGACCGCCAGGGTTGGGACAAGTTGCCGGTGGAGGATTTCGCGCAGTTAAGCGGCGCGAGTCGTGACACCAAATACGACTCCAGCACCGAGCACCTGATCGAGGTGATCGATCGTTTTTGCACCTTCCCCGTGCTGGAGCGCCGGAAGTTTCTCGACCGACTCCTCTTTGCCTTTCTCACCGGCAACGAGGACATGCACCTGAAGAACTGGTCGCTCATCACCCGCGATGACAAGGTGGAGCTCGCCCCCGCCTACGACCTGCTCAATTCGACGATTTCCAATCCCAAGAACCGGGAGGAACTCGCCCTGCCCCTGCAGGGCAGGAAGTCCAACCTGCAGGCGAAGCTGTTCTGGGGTTACCTCGCCGGCGAACGCCTGGGTCTCACCGCGGCCCAGGTTGACCAGGCCAGGAAACGTTTCGCCGCCGCCAGCTCCGCCTGGCCGGACCGGATCATGAACAGCTTCCTGTCGGCGGAAATGAAGGACCGTTATCTGGCCCTTCTCGGCGAGCGCCGCGAGCGCCTGGGGCTCGCCTGA
- a CDS encoding HipA N-terminal domain-containing protein: MRTARIYQKRQLAGLLVSLDSGKFRFTYDEGYQGEPVSLTMPTKTRVWEFEGFPAPFEGLLPEGGQLDALLRQRKLDKGDLFGQLLAVGRDVVGSLRIEAAE, encoded by the coding sequence ATGAGAACGGCCCGCATCTACCAAAAACGTCAGCTCGCCGGACTGCTCGTGTCACTCGACTCCGGCAAGTTTCGTTTCACCTACGACGAGGGATACCAGGGGGAACCCGTCTCCCTCACCATGCCAACGAAGACCCGGGTGTGGGAATTCGAGGGCTTTCCCGCCCCCTTCGAGGGATTGTTGCCCGAGGGCGGGCAGCTCGATGCCCTCCTCAGGCAGCGCAAGCTCGATAAGGGCGACCTCTTTGGTCAGTTGCTCGCCGTCGGCCGCGACGTGGTCGGTTCACTCAGGATTGAGGCAGCCGAATGA
- a CDS encoding helix-turn-helix domain-containing protein: MTSVAELIQKHRKKAGLSQAGLASLAGVGKTVIWDIENGKESVQWDTLLKIFRVLNITAEWRSPLLEREAMASASSSPTASASSSPDSSAVAEARTPV; the protein is encoded by the coding sequence ATGACCTCGGTCGCAGAACTCATCCAGAAGCACCGCAAGAAGGCAGGCCTTTCTCAGGCTGGGCTCGCGAGTTTGGCTGGAGTGGGCAAGACGGTCATCTGGGATATCGAGAACGGCAAGGAGTCTGTGCAATGGGATACCCTGCTAAAGATCTTCAGGGTGCTCAACATCACGGCTGAATGGCGCAGCCCCCTGCTTGAGCGTGAGGCCATGGCATCCGCTTCATCGTCACCGACGGCATCGGCATCATCATCACCTGATTCATCAGCAGTGGCGGAGGCGCGCACACCGGTATGA